In Atribacteraceae bacterium, one DNA window encodes the following:
- a CDS encoding ABC transporter substrate-binding protein: MNRILVVLMLCLILVMFTGVGTAQEMVRIGIMQIVDHPALDAVRDGVMDALAEEYGYVSGETIVFDSQSAQGDIATANTIARKFISDRVDLIVSIATPTSQAAVNATTEIPIVFSAVTAPVRAGLVRELENPGGNVTGASDLTPVYRQIELINYLFPEVETIGTIYNAGEVNSVVTNDMAKEITGQLELELVEATVTTTADVALATQSLVGRVGAVYVSTDNTTVSALDTVARITKEQKIPLILADPTTVVRGALLALGFDYYQLGRQTGTIVARILQGEDPGSIPVEFAQRLVLLVNRGTMDALELNPDVFEARLKSFVNEMAKKGYSIDLQFI, from the coding sequence ATGAATAGGATCTTGGTTGTTTTAATGCTTTGCCTTATCCTTGTTATGTTTACTGGGGTGGGGACTGCACAGGAGATGGTTCGCATCGGTATCATGCAAATTGTAGACCATCCGGCTCTCGACGCGGTTCGGGATGGGGTTATGGACGCTCTGGCCGAGGAATACGGATACGTTTCCGGTGAGACTATCGTTTTCGATTCCCAATCCGCCCAAGGCGACATTGCGACAGCTAACACGATCGCCCGAAAATTCATTTCCGATCGGGTGGACCTGATTGTCTCCATTGCGACGCCAACTTCCCAGGCGGCGGTCAATGCCACCACCGAAATCCCTATCGTCTTTTCCGCCGTGACCGCTCCGGTGAGAGCCGGACTGGTGAGAGAACTGGAAAACCCAGGCGGAAACGTAACCGGTGCCTCGGACCTGACCCCGGTTTACCGGCAAATCGAATTGATCAATTATCTCTTTCCTGAAGTGGAAACGATCGGTACAATCTATAACGCCGGCGAGGTCAATTCTGTTGTAACTAATGACATGGCTAAAGAAATTACCGGGCAATTGGAGTTGGAACTCGTTGAAGCTACCGTCACGACAACGGCCGATGTCGCCTTGGCCACCCAGTCTCTTGTTGGAAGAGTCGGTGCAGTGTATGTTTCCACTGACAACACCACGGTCAGTGCCCTGGACACGGTTGCCCGGATCACTAAAGAACAGAAGATTCCCCTTATATTGGCCGATCCGACTACCGTTGTGAGGGGAGCGCTTCTAGCTCTTGGGTTCGATTATTATCAGCTGGGACGGCAAACCGGCACTATCGTCGCCCGTATTTTGCAGGGAGAGGACCCGGGAAGCATACCTGTCGAATTTGCTCAAAGACTAGTTCTCTTAGTCAATCGCGGAACGATGGACGCATTGGAACTGAATCCGGATGTTTTCGAAGCCCGCCTGAAGTCCTTTGTGAACGAGATGGCAAAAAAGGGATACTCAATCGATTTACAGTTCATCTAA
- a CDS encoding ECF transporter S component codes for MKHKTIVYAGAFSGLSLVLSLLIHFPLVPQAPFLLYDPGDVPILSVTFKYGPALGIFVTTVVSILFGVITGQGGPWGILMHILATGSYILIAGMVYRARRSYRGAILSLILATLLMTAIMVAANLVVTPLYLGVPRSTVVSMLLPAIIPFNLLKGAINGMITLLLYKKIIGFLEGTRHLGTVFLKQESEKNSDV; via the coding sequence ATGAAACACAAAACGATTGTTTATGCCGGAGCTTTTTCTGGCCTGTCCCTGGTGCTCAGCCTCTTGATTCACTTTCCCCTTGTTCCGCAAGCTCCTTTCCTTCTTTACGACCCGGGTGATGTACCAATTCTGTCTGTCACTTTCAAGTACGGACCGGCATTGGGAATATTCGTTACCACGGTGGTCTCGATTCTCTTTGGTGTGATCACCGGTCAGGGAGGTCCCTGGGGCATCTTGATGCATATCCTGGCTACTGGATCTTATATTCTGATAGCCGGTATGGTCTATCGGGCCCGACGCAGCTACCGGGGCGCCATTTTGTCCTTGATTCTGGCCACGTTGCTTATGACCGCCATTATGGTGGCGGCCAACCTGGTCGTTACTCCCCTTTATCTGGGTGTCCCCCGTTCAACCGTCGTTTCGATGCTTCTCCCGGCCATCATTCCTTTCAATCTCTTGAAGGGAGCGATCAATGGCATGATTACCTTACTTCTTTATAAAAAGATCATTGGCTTTTTGGAGGGCACCCGGCATCTTGGCACTGTCTTTCTGAAACAGGAATCAGAAAAGAATTCTGACGTCTGA
- a CDS encoding ATP-binding cassette domain-containing protein codes for MLDLRGINKIFFRNTPDERYALKNIDLLVPERQFITIVGSNGAGKTSLLNIISGAFPPDTGRVLIDNNDVTALPAYRRAGYLGRVFQNTYQGTALSLTLEENFAIAFRKGKPRGLRIAINEQMRKKFREKLAEVGLGLENRLRDRVGLLSGGQRQAVALLMATIGDPKIFLLDEHTANLDPKTAEKILDLTETLIRDDQLTAIMITHNLQHSLKLGDRTLMMDEGEIVLDLTDEVRKRLSIAELLDRFSETRHKKFANDRVLLSSDN; via the coding sequence GTGCTGGATCTGAGGGGAATCAATAAGATATTTTTTCGTAACACTCCCGATGAGCGCTATGCTTTGAAAAATATCGATCTTTTGGTACCTGAACGGCAATTCATCACTATTGTAGGAAGCAATGGCGCCGGAAAAACAAGCCTTCTGAATATCATCAGCGGTGCCTTTCCACCGGATACCGGCCGGGTTCTGATTGACAACAACGACGTTACCGCACTTCCCGCTTACCGGCGGGCAGGATACTTGGGTAGGGTCTTTCAAAACACCTATCAAGGGACAGCTTTATCTCTCACCTTGGAGGAGAATTTTGCCATTGCTTTTCGAAAAGGAAAACCACGGGGGTTACGTATAGCCATCAATGAACAAATGAGAAAAAAATTTCGTGAAAAACTTGCCGAAGTCGGCCTTGGTTTGGAAAACCGCCTGCGAGACCGTGTTGGCCTCTTGTCAGGTGGCCAAAGACAAGCAGTAGCTCTTCTCATGGCTACTATCGGTGATCCCAAAATATTTTTACTGGATGAACATACCGCCAATCTCGATCCTAAAACCGCAGAAAAGATTCTTGATCTGACTGAAACCCTGATTCGTGACGACCAGCTTACCGCCATCATGATTACTCATAATCTACAACACTCGCTCAAACTGGGAGACCGGACCCTGATGATGGACGAAGGGGAGATAGTCCTCGATTTGACCGATGAGGTTCGGAAGCGTCTGAGCATTGCTGAACTCCTTGATCGCTTCAGTGAGACACGACATAAAAAGTTCGCCAATGATCGAGTCCTGCTCTCTTCGGATAATTGA